One genomic region from Spirosoma sp. KCTC 42546 encodes:
- a CDS encoding RagB/SusD family nutrient uptake outer membrane protein, whose protein sequence is MMKGTSCALGLVFLLMTSCNKEFIELTPVSTVSVDVLYKTDKDFQDAVVGVYSGFRVPYQNFWQFGDLRGDDTKHDLANGLESIRVDNFLTDYSDNILLTSWRGYYSIITNANAVLAKIANADPAVVTNKDRHIGETKFLRALAYFNLVRIFGDLPMVTTPITLEAAYQTGREKADKIYDEVIIKDLLDAETKLPVKYTGADVGRATRGAAKALLGKVYLTRKDFVKAEEKLKDVTTLGYVLLKNYNDLFDYTKDEHHSEYIFDIEYLAGGIGLGSTFTNTFTLEFQSGGKALVDELSRIYGILTGATAASGGNPTAGMFAAFDPKDLRKDVSVATGVIGADGKFVALSTTGVTSFSKKYMAPLKANNDSPANWKVLRYADVLLMLAEAMNENGKTTEALTYLNQVRQRAGLTGYTGLTKDDFREKVYLERRLELYLEGHRWFDLVRTGRALSVMAPFGMKPYMTVFPLPLTELEIIHNPAVFAQNAGYE, encoded by the coding sequence ACGCCCGTATCTACCGTTAGTGTTGATGTTTTGTACAAAACGGATAAAGACTTCCAGGATGCTGTTGTTGGCGTATACAGTGGCTTTCGGGTTCCGTATCAGAACTTCTGGCAATTTGGGGATCTGCGGGGCGATGATACCAAGCATGACCTGGCCAATGGACTGGAATCGATTCGGGTCGATAATTTCCTGACGGATTATAGCGACAATATCCTCTTAACCAGCTGGCGGGGGTATTACAGCATCATTACGAATGCCAACGCTGTGCTGGCTAAAATTGCCAACGCCGATCCGGCCGTGGTTACTAACAAAGATCGTCATATTGGCGAAACTAAATTTCTGCGGGCACTGGCTTACTTCAACCTGGTGCGGATTTTTGGCGATTTGCCCATGGTCACTACGCCCATTACGCTGGAAGCAGCATACCAGACGGGCCGGGAAAAAGCCGATAAGATTTATGATGAAGTCATTATTAAAGATCTGCTGGATGCCGAAACAAAGCTGCCGGTAAAATACACAGGCGCAGATGTTGGCAGGGCTACCCGGGGAGCGGCTAAAGCGTTATTAGGAAAGGTATACCTGACCCGAAAGGATTTTGTGAAAGCTGAGGAAAAACTGAAAGATGTAACCACGCTTGGGTACGTCTTACTGAAGAATTACAACGATTTATTCGATTACACCAAAGACGAACACCATAGCGAATACATATTCGATATTGAATATCTGGCGGGTGGAATAGGGTTGGGAAGCACCTTTACCAATACGTTCACCCTGGAGTTTCAATCGGGTGGGAAGGCGCTTGTCGATGAATTATCCCGGATTTATGGCATTCTGACCGGTGCTACGGCCGCTAGTGGGGGTAACCCAACGGCAGGTATGTTTGCCGCCTTTGATCCCAAAGATCTGCGTAAAGATGTTAGCGTGGCTACCGGGGTCATTGGAGCGGATGGAAAATTTGTGGCCTTATCGACAACAGGGGTTACGTCCTTTTCCAAAAAATATATGGCTCCGCTGAAAGCCAATAACGACAGCCCGGCGAACTGGAAAGTACTTCGGTATGCAGATGTGCTGCTGATGCTGGCGGAGGCTATGAACGAAAATGGAAAAACCACCGAAGCGCTCACCTACCTGAATCAGGTTCGCCAGCGGGCTGGGCTCACGGGCTACACGGGCCTGACAAAAGACGATTTTCGCGAAAAAGTGTATCTCGAACGACGGCTGGAACTGTATCTGGAAGGTCATCGCTGGTTCGATCTGGTTAGAACGGGGCGCGCCTTATCCGTTATGGCTCCGTTTGGCATGAAACCCTATATGACCGTTTTTCCGCTTCCCCTCACAGAATTGGAAATTATCCACAACCCTGCCGTTTTTGCGCAGAATGCGGGCTATGAATAG
- a CDS encoding glycoside hydrolase family 20 zincin-like fold domain-containing protein, producing MKNILILISLWIGICPSAFSQRVNMIYDHSLPQAEYAVRMLEKTFQKQGQSSRKEASEYVIRLSLNATAIRKEAYSIQHAGNQITIEGGDERGLLYGCLSLCDEVKNGVSLQKIRASHDQTNLPFRAIKFNLPWDAYREGEAMSLHQETCRDLRFWEAFLDMMAQNRFNALTLWNLHPFPYMIRPTNFPEASPFPEAELAGWQALYRGIFRLAKERGIDTYLVNWNIFVSPEFAKAHNVAISDPQKRIHYGAADTSEIIRRYTRECVTQVLNEYPDLSGLGFTHGEAMVGMTPQQRQDWFGETILEGMRRANRKAKLIHRVPLEAGTNVGGSTSVSTEQLTRKAMEQLDFVEGPIWAEIKFNWSHGHSSTRLIKVHGGKLNDTYFKPQPTNYKIAWMVRNEDFFCLRWGVPDFIRQHIATNTQPYVGGYFVGSEGYIPAKDYFTKADQAHDWQYAFERQWLFYQLWGRLLYNPATSDGVFKAEFVRRYGKGTEGLLEAYALASSTPLRLASAFDFTWDFSLYSEGFMAMNQKSMAYISIDRQISQAPADANYVSVAEYVKTLSAGGSFAKSRITPLMLSQVLERDCQKALDLVKSLKSTGPNSLRYEVADVQAWANLGLYYAQKLRGAVALQTYRLTGGEANKTKAISCLEKALHFWDEVVTITRPLYNDMPLAAYSYPHDGKRAVPDPTHLFHWEKLRPAVANDIEIARNALVSYAK from the coding sequence ATGAAAAACATACTCATCCTAATCAGTCTTTGGATCGGAATCTGCCCGTCAGCTTTTTCGCAGCGGGTGAACATGATCTATGACCATTCGTTGCCTCAGGCTGAGTATGCTGTTCGGATGCTTGAAAAAACGTTTCAAAAGCAGGGACAGTCATCTCGAAAAGAGGCCAGTGAGTATGTCATCAGACTGTCGCTGAATGCGACTGCCATCCGTAAAGAAGCCTACTCAATTCAGCATGCCGGGAACCAGATCACGATTGAAGGGGGGGATGAACGGGGGCTTCTATACGGTTGTCTTTCGCTTTGTGATGAGGTGAAAAATGGCGTTTCACTCCAGAAAATTAGGGCCAGCCATGATCAGACCAACTTGCCGTTTCGGGCAATAAAATTCAACCTGCCCTGGGATGCGTACCGGGAGGGCGAGGCCATGAGTTTGCATCAGGAGACGTGCCGGGATCTTCGGTTTTGGGAAGCGTTTCTGGACATGATGGCCCAAAATCGCTTCAACGCCCTGACCCTGTGGAATCTCCACCCGTTTCCCTACATGATCCGGCCCACCAACTTCCCCGAAGCAAGCCCCTTCCCCGAGGCTGAACTGGCTGGCTGGCAGGCGCTTTACCGGGGTATTTTCCGGCTGGCCAAAGAGCGGGGGATTGATACGTATCTGGTCAACTGGAATATTTTTGTGAGTCCCGAATTTGCCAAAGCACACAACGTAGCGATCAGTGATCCGCAGAAACGGATTCATTATGGTGCCGCTGATACGTCTGAAATCATCAGGCGTTACACCCGCGAGTGTGTCACGCAGGTGCTCAACGAATACCCCGACCTGTCGGGACTTGGCTTTACCCACGGTGAAGCGATGGTCGGCATGACCCCTCAGCAACGCCAGGACTGGTTTGGGGAGACCATTCTGGAAGGGATGCGACGAGCTAACCGGAAAGCAAAACTCATTCATCGGGTACCGCTCGAAGCAGGAACGAATGTGGGTGGTTCAACAAGTGTTAGTACGGAGCAACTGACGCGCAAAGCGATGGAGCAACTCGATTTTGTGGAAGGACCCATCTGGGCCGAAATAAAGTTCAACTGGTCGCACGGACATTCCTCGACCAGGCTCATAAAGGTCCACGGGGGTAAACTCAACGATACGTATTTCAAACCCCAACCGACTAACTACAAGATTGCCTGGATGGTGCGGAATGAAGACTTTTTCTGCCTCCGCTGGGGCGTTCCTGACTTCATTCGCCAACATATCGCTACCAACACTCAGCCCTACGTAGGTGGCTATTTCGTGGGCTCGGAAGGCTACATTCCGGCTAAGGACTATTTCACGAAGGCGGATCAGGCTCATGACTGGCAGTATGCTTTCGAGCGGCAGTGGTTGTTCTACCAACTCTGGGGTCGGTTGCTGTATAACCCCGCTACATCGGATGGGGTCTTCAAAGCCGAGTTTGTCCGGCGTTACGGCAAGGGTACGGAGGGCCTGCTGGAGGCCTATGCGTTAGCCTCCTCAACCCCCCTTCGGCTGGCCTCCGCCTTTGATTTTACCTGGGACTTTTCCCTGTACAGCGAGGGATTTATGGCCATGAATCAGAAAAGTATGGCGTACATTTCCATCGACCGCCAGATCAGCCAGGCACCGGCCGATGCCAACTATGTTTCGGTGGCCGAGTATGTCAAAACGCTGTCGGCTGGGGGGAGCTTTGCCAAATCCCGAATCACCCCCCTGATGTTGAGTCAGGTCCTGGAGCGGGACTGTCAGAAAGCGCTGGATTTGGTAAAGTCTCTCAAGTCGACGGGACCAAATTCGCTGCGCTATGAGGTGGCGGATGTGCAGGCCTGGGCCAATCTAGGTTTGTATTATGCGCAAAAGCTGCGGGGGGCGGTCGCCTTGCAGACCTATCGGTTAACCGGTGGAGAGGCCAACAAAACAAAAGCGATTAGCTGTCTGGAAAAGGCGCTGCACTTCTGGGATGAGGTCGTTACCATTACCCGCCCCTTGTACAATGATATGCCGCTAGCCGCTTACAGTTACCCTCACGATGGGAAGCGCGCCGTTCCTGATCCAACTCATCTTTTTCATTGGGAAAAGCTTCGGCCAGCCGTTGCCAACGACATTGAAATTGCCCGAAATGCCCTGGTTTCCTATGCTAAGTAA